From a single Pseudorasbora parva isolate DD20220531a chromosome 15, ASM2467924v1, whole genome shotgun sequence genomic region:
- the LOC137041864 gene encoding uncharacterized protein isoform X2, which yields MAESTGHITIQKGQTFPQLQKCTKCCNNFHCPFCMTSVFKPCRLDKVKLHLKSHCKKAVVHGDFTFHRCGLGCRPSLHFHCMYCSSTIMRRDDFKNHLQVCKHNPHSESATKKLSSTSTAVTARKIINTPSIINTTGTIPSIISTPSATSTGVTALGVIDGPSPTSTDVTALGEKDGESPTSIDMTDLGIKDWPSPTNKGKIRVRPVIKKKCPMCSVLINKNNLQKHIERKHSDQSELDIGDTFQLTSQCIDETNGIFTVLKVVKGHSVPLHVQYKTMGEKHEILCESNECQFNIDIAQRSGITSYQCVHISAASFCKSSAEPVSLKEDVLTEMVRGKWFSEKKKKECLALQQLANSSCVPLSVNTSTGISTTKQFISVFEPSVSSFSRLGRVMVVYNTKLNTWHCPCTKVRRSCLHKYVAKWHLFQTHRELLSTDGSSHHTPHSEEEGATEDIHVYPPKGLGLEFMVNYILQIKKMPTVLPEEMRIPSPHKDYPRNLCPNETLCQGCPGEVPLSDPILITQNAKIVTNWCIIEDVATYCKQCPQCAMFYRYQEWKDGLHNFNDHIILDIPLCLTFRNLLQVHTSVSRAVAFLQLMTGVEFPPPDTMLQAYLQFEALTDHEYKYSCPSCGDHPPVVILGVHKPSTSHLSENDIKEPPENFKGEVNLEKFWEALSKEMICRGFVENEGSNPFAVPPNYHFWAPWIGKNTRKSDTVLNTEFEKVHTSKTATDILEMKITEDKLTEELFKQKDDVIRSLCNECGVDSTGSRSDLLLRLASEMKSRQTCDKIYAKIWSCSGSWGVIMCPCGIVYSLKCNLRAASPRDFADLLLSWQHIPNVIIYDFAQGLATHTNLRETEKVHFSPFEGRLVEPTQANIDLAKRGQLKVSLPWLSDKMEMTDPLSHPVTGSSDHYVLHESNTKDFLRKPSLVPQLAGKVNGEVAEQLFAKMKKNNYFLNMSSTHVFLMRNIIHHYNENKASKASTRLTKSSGSNLLTDAYGQAVLENPGGTICTDGTEDSILPSLMDLST from the exons ATGGCGGAGAGCACG GGTCATATTACAATTCAGAAAGGTCAAACATTCCCTCAGTTGCAGAAATGCACAAAATGCTGCAACAATTTTCATTGTCCCTTTTGTATGACCAGTGTATTTAAGCCCTGCAGACTGGACAAAGTCAAATTACATCTGAAAAGCCACTGTAAGAAAGCAGTTGTCCACGGAG ACTTCACTTTTCACAGGTGTGGACTGGGCTGTAGACCATCACTTCATTTTCATTGTATGTACTGTTCCTCAACAATTATGAGGAGAGATGATTTTAAAAACCATTTACAAGTCTGTAAACATAATCCACATTCAGAATCAGCCACAAAAAAGCTGTCAAGTACCAGTACAGCAGTGACCGCTCGAAAAATCATAAACACACCATCAATCATCAATACAACAGGGACAATTCCTTCAATCATATCCACACCGTCAGCCACCAGTACAGGCGTGACCGCTTTAGGGGTCATAGATGGGCCGTCACCCACAAGTACAGATGTGACCGCTTTGGGGGAAAAAGATGGAGAGTCACCCACCAGTATAGACATGACCGATTTGGGGATCAAAGATTGGCCATCGCCCACAAATAAAGGCAAGATTCGCGTGCGTcctgttataaaaaaaaaatgcccaaTGTGCAGTGTCCTCATCAATAAAAACAATCTACAAAAACATATTGAACGGAAACACTCCGATCAGTCAGAATTGGACATTGGCGACACATTTCAACTTACAAGCCAGTGTATAGATGAGACAAATGGGATATTTACAGTTCTTAAAGTTGTAAAAGGCCACAGCGTCCCACTTCACGTACAATAcaagacgatgggagaaaagCACGAAATTCTCTGCGAATCGAACGAGTGCCAGTTTAACATTGACATTGCGCAGAGGAGCGGTATCACGTCGTACCAGTGCGTGCATATCAGTGCAGCGAGCTTTTGCAAGTCTTCAGCTGAACCAGTGTCACTCAAGGAAGACGTTTTAACGGAGATGGTGAGAGGAAAATGGTTCagcgagaaaaagaaaaaagaatgcCTTGCTCTGCAACAGCTTGCCAATAGTAGCTGCGTACCGCTTTCCGTTAACACCTCGACTGGCATCTCGACAACAAAACAGTTCATTTCGGTTTTTGAGCCCAGTGTGTCCTCCTTTAGTCGTTTGGGCCGTGTCATGGTTGTTTATAACACCAAGTTGAACACGTGGCACTGTCCCTGTACCAAAGTGCGACGCTCATGTCTGCACAAATACGTTGCCAAATGGCATCTATTTCAAACGCACCGTGAGCTATTGAGTACCGATGGGTCATCACACCACACGCCACATTCAGAAGAGGAAGGTGCCACAGAGGACATTCATGTGTATCCCCCGAAAGGCCTGGGACTGGAGTTTATGGTGAATTACATTCTTCAGATCAAAAAGATGCCTACTGTTCTTCCAGAAGAGATGCGCATACCATCGCCACACAAGGATTACCCACGCAACCTTTGTCCGAATGAAACCTTATGTCAGGGATGTCCAGGCGAAGTCCCTCTCAGTGACCCTATTCTAATAACACAGAATGCCAAGATAGTGACCAATTGGTGCATTATTGAAG ATGTTGCCACATACTGCAAGCAGTGCCCGCAGTGTGCAATGTTTTATCGTTACCAAGAGTGGAAAGACGGCCTCCATAACTTCAATGATCACATCATCCTTGACATACCTTTGTGCTTAACCTTCAGGAACCTTCTACAG gtccATACTTCAGTGAGCAGAGCAGTTGCATTTTTACAGCTTATGACAGGTGTGGAGTTTCCACCTCCAGACACAATGCTGCAGGCATATTTACAGTTTGAAGCCCTCACAGATCATGAATACAAATACTCATGCCCCTCCTGCGGAGATCATCCCCCAGTGGTGATCTTGGGTGTACACAAACCGAGCACTTCTCACTTATCAG AAAATGACATTAAAGAGCCGCCAGAGAATTTTAAAGGGGAGGTCAATCTGGAAAAGTTCTGGGAGGCATTATCCAAAGAGATGATTTGTCGAGGATTTGTTGAAA ATGAAGGAAGTAATCCATTCGCAGTTCCACCAAATTATCACTTTTGGGCTCCTTGGATAGGCAAGAACACACGAAAGTCAGACACTGTGttaaacacagagtttgagaaAGTCCATACTTCAAAGACTGCAACAGATATTTTAGAAATGAAAATTACAGAGGATAAACTCACTGAAGAACTTTTCAAACAGAAG GATGATGTGATTAGAAGTTTATGCAACGAGTGTGGTGTGGACTCCACCGGATCTCGCAGTGATCTCCTTCTTAGATTGGCCAGTGAAATGAAATCCAGGCAAACATGTGACAAAATCTATGCAAAAATCTGGAGTTGTTCTG GAAGCTGGGGAGTCATTATGTGCCCCTGTGGAATTGTTTACAGTCTAAAATGCAATCTCCGAGCTGCAAGCCCCCGAGACTTTGCCGATTTGCTGTTATCATGGCAACATATTCCTAATGTTATAATTTATGACTTTGCACAGGGTCTAGCTACGCACACCAATCTAAGGGAAACTGAAAAGGTTCACTTCTCTCCATTTGAAGGACGATTGGTGGAGCCAACTCAAGCTAACATAGACCTGGCCAAACGTGGACAGCTGAAAGTGTCACTGCCTTGGCTGAGTGATAAAATGGAAATGACGGATCCTCTCAGTCACCCGGTGACCGGTTCATCTGATCATTATGTACTTCATGAAAGCAACACAAAAGATTTTCTGAGGAAGCCCTCACTCGTGCCTCAGCTGGCTGGCAAAGTGAATGGTGAGGTTGCAGAGCAACTATTTGCTAAAATGAAGAAAAACAACTACTTCTTGAACATGTCATCAACGCATGTGTTTCTAATGAGGAACATCATTCACCACTATAATGAAAACAAGGCCAGCAAAGCAAGCACCAGATTAACAAAGAGTTCTGGATCAAACTTGCTGACTGATGCGTATGGACAAGCTGTGTTGG AAAATCCAGGAGGAACCATATGCACAGATGGGACTGAGGACTCAATCCTGCCATCTCTGATGGACCTGAGCA CTTGA
- the LOC137041864 gene encoding uncharacterized protein isoform X1 has protein sequence MYCSSTIMRRDDFKNHLQVCKHNPHSESATKKLSSTSTAVTARKIINTPSIINTTGTIPSIISTPSATSTGVTALGVIDGPSPTSTDVTALGEKDGESPTSIDMTDLGIKDWPSPTNKGKIRVRPVIKKKCPMCSVLINKNNLQKHIERKHSDQSELDIGDTFQLTSQCIDETNGIFTVLKVVKGHSVPLHVQYKTMGEKHEILCESNECQFNIDIAQRSGITSYQCVHISAASFCKSSAEPVSLKEDVLTEMVRGKWFSEKKKKECLALQQLANSSCVPLSVNTSTGISTTKQFISVFEPSVSSFSRLGRVMVVYNTKLNTWHCPCTKVRRSCLHKYVAKWHLFQTHRELLSTDGSSHHTPHSEEEGATEDIHVYPPKGLGLEFMVNYILQIKKMPTVLPEEMRIPSPHKDYPRNLCPNETLCQGCPGEVPLSDPILITQNAKIVTNWCIIEDVATYCKQCPQCAMFYRYQEWKDGLHNFNDHIILDIPLCLTFRNLLQVHTSVSRAVAFLQLMTGVEFPPPDTMLQAYLQFEALTDHEYKYSCPSCGDHPPVVILGVHKPSTSHLSENDIKEPPENFKGEVNLEKFWEALSKEMICRGFVENEGSNPFAVPPNYHFWAPWIGKNTRKSDTVLNTEFEKVHTSKTATDILEMKITEDKLTEELFKQKDDVIRSLCNECGVDSTGSRSDLLLRLASEMKSRQTCDKIYAKIWSCSGSWGVIMCPCGIVYSLKCNLRAASPRDFADLLLSWQHIPNVIIYDFAQGLATHTNLRETEKVHFSPFEGRLVEPTQANIDLAKRGQLKVSLPWLSDKMEMTDPLSHPVTGSSDHYVLHESNTKDFLRKPSLVPQLAGKVNGEVAEQLFAKMKKNNYFLNMSSTHVFLMRNIIHHYNENKASKASTRLTKSSGSNLLTDAYGQAVLENPGGTICTDGTEDSILPSLMDLST, from the exons ATGTACTGTTCCTCAACAATTATGAGGAGAGATGATTTTAAAAACCATTTACAAGTCTGTAAACATAATCCACATTCAGAATCAGCCACAAAAAAGCTGTCAAGTACCAGTACAGCAGTGACCGCTCGAAAAATCATAAACACACCATCAATCATCAATACAACAGGGACAATTCCTTCAATCATATCCACACCGTCAGCCACCAGTACAGGCGTGACCGCTTTAGGGGTCATAGATGGGCCGTCACCCACAAGTACAGATGTGACCGCTTTGGGGGAAAAAGATGGAGAGTCACCCACCAGTATAGACATGACCGATTTGGGGATCAAAGATTGGCCATCGCCCACAAATAAAGGCAAGATTCGCGTGCGTcctgttataaaaaaaaaatgcccaaTGTGCAGTGTCCTCATCAATAAAAACAATCTACAAAAACATATTGAACGGAAACACTCCGATCAGTCAGAATTGGACATTGGCGACACATTTCAACTTACAAGCCAGTGTATAGATGAGACAAATGGGATATTTACAGTTCTTAAAGTTGTAAAAGGCCACAGCGTCCCACTTCACGTACAATAcaagacgatgggagaaaagCACGAAATTCTCTGCGAATCGAACGAGTGCCAGTTTAACATTGACATTGCGCAGAGGAGCGGTATCACGTCGTACCAGTGCGTGCATATCAGTGCAGCGAGCTTTTGCAAGTCTTCAGCTGAACCAGTGTCACTCAAGGAAGACGTTTTAACGGAGATGGTGAGAGGAAAATGGTTCagcgagaaaaagaaaaaagaatgcCTTGCTCTGCAACAGCTTGCCAATAGTAGCTGCGTACCGCTTTCCGTTAACACCTCGACTGGCATCTCGACAACAAAACAGTTCATTTCGGTTTTTGAGCCCAGTGTGTCCTCCTTTAGTCGTTTGGGCCGTGTCATGGTTGTTTATAACACCAAGTTGAACACGTGGCACTGTCCCTGTACCAAAGTGCGACGCTCATGTCTGCACAAATACGTTGCCAAATGGCATCTATTTCAAACGCACCGTGAGCTATTGAGTACCGATGGGTCATCACACCACACGCCACATTCAGAAGAGGAAGGTGCCACAGAGGACATTCATGTGTATCCCCCGAAAGGCCTGGGACTGGAGTTTATGGTGAATTACATTCTTCAGATCAAAAAGATGCCTACTGTTCTTCCAGAAGAGATGCGCATACCATCGCCACACAAGGATTACCCACGCAACCTTTGTCCGAATGAAACCTTATGTCAGGGATGTCCAGGCGAAGTCCCTCTCAGTGACCCTATTCTAATAACACAGAATGCCAAGATAGTGACCAATTGGTGCATTATTGAAG ATGTTGCCACATACTGCAAGCAGTGCCCGCAGTGTGCAATGTTTTATCGTTACCAAGAGTGGAAAGACGGCCTCCATAACTTCAATGATCACATCATCCTTGACATACCTTTGTGCTTAACCTTCAGGAACCTTCTACAG gtccATACTTCAGTGAGCAGAGCAGTTGCATTTTTACAGCTTATGACAGGTGTGGAGTTTCCACCTCCAGACACAATGCTGCAGGCATATTTACAGTTTGAAGCCCTCACAGATCATGAATACAAATACTCATGCCCCTCCTGCGGAGATCATCCCCCAGTGGTGATCTTGGGTGTACACAAACCGAGCACTTCTCACTTATCAG AAAATGACATTAAAGAGCCGCCAGAGAATTTTAAAGGGGAGGTCAATCTGGAAAAGTTCTGGGAGGCATTATCCAAAGAGATGATTTGTCGAGGATTTGTTGAAA ATGAAGGAAGTAATCCATTCGCAGTTCCACCAAATTATCACTTTTGGGCTCCTTGGATAGGCAAGAACACACGAAAGTCAGACACTGTGttaaacacagagtttgagaaAGTCCATACTTCAAAGACTGCAACAGATATTTTAGAAATGAAAATTACAGAGGATAAACTCACTGAAGAACTTTTCAAACAGAAG GATGATGTGATTAGAAGTTTATGCAACGAGTGTGGTGTGGACTCCACCGGATCTCGCAGTGATCTCCTTCTTAGATTGGCCAGTGAAATGAAATCCAGGCAAACATGTGACAAAATCTATGCAAAAATCTGGAGTTGTTCTG GAAGCTGGGGAGTCATTATGTGCCCCTGTGGAATTGTTTACAGTCTAAAATGCAATCTCCGAGCTGCAAGCCCCCGAGACTTTGCCGATTTGCTGTTATCATGGCAACATATTCCTAATGTTATAATTTATGACTTTGCACAGGGTCTAGCTACGCACACCAATCTAAGGGAAACTGAAAAGGTTCACTTCTCTCCATTTGAAGGACGATTGGTGGAGCCAACTCAAGCTAACATAGACCTGGCCAAACGTGGACAGCTGAAAGTGTCACTGCCTTGGCTGAGTGATAAAATGGAAATGACGGATCCTCTCAGTCACCCGGTGACCGGTTCATCTGATCATTATGTACTTCATGAAAGCAACACAAAAGATTTTCTGAGGAAGCCCTCACTCGTGCCTCAGCTGGCTGGCAAAGTGAATGGTGAGGTTGCAGAGCAACTATTTGCTAAAATGAAGAAAAACAACTACTTCTTGAACATGTCATCAACGCATGTGTTTCTAATGAGGAACATCATTCACCACTATAATGAAAACAAGGCCAGCAAAGCAAGCACCAGATTAACAAAGAGTTCTGGATCAAACTTGCTGACTGATGCGTATGGACAAGCTGTGTTGG AAAATCCAGGAGGAACCATATGCACAGATGGGACTGAGGACTCAATCCTGCCATCTCTGATGGACCTGAGCA CTTGA
- the LOC137041196 gene encoding uncharacterized protein C2orf81 homolog isoform X1: protein MAAVSRRFRCRHQQRRLAAWQPDQQQIYREVKTMRRSAAKSRGDKSRTDSVPVTAAPLPPDETVDIVPGLLTESTWNSMLTKEEGEEVVVDIITELMERVMDRCYQVYLKRQLIPFSVWWAQNNLVETIECLLLMRDEGDDPENEPFWQEDPEPRPCAVDSWAEGCVPVLHAAQQ, encoded by the exons ATGGCTGCAGTATCTCGTCGTTTCCGCTGTCGTCATCAACAGAGGCGCCTTGCTGCTTGGCAACCGGATCAACAACAGATATACAG AGAAGTGAAGACCATGCGTCGCTCAGCTGCCAAATCGCGGGGCGATAAAAGTCGCACCGATTCTGTCCCAGTTACTGCTGCTCCACTGCCGCCCGATGAGACCGTAGACATTGTACCGGGCCTCCTAACCGAGTCCACCTGGAACAGCATGCTCACAAAGGAGGAGGGTGAGGAGGTGGTGGTGGACATTATAACAGAACTAATGGAAAgagtgatggacagatgctATCAGGTGTATTTAAAAAGACAG TTGATACCCTTTTCGGTTTGGTGGGCGCAAAATAACTTGGTTGAGACGATAGAATGTCTTCTCCTGATGAGAGATGAGGGGGATGATCCAGAAAATGAACCATTTTGGCAAGAGGACCCAGAACCTCGGCCTTGTGCTGTTGATTCTTGGGCTGAGGGATGTGTGCCTGTGTTGCATGCTGCTCAGCAATAA
- the LOC137041196 gene encoding uncharacterized protein C2orf81 homolog isoform X2 yields the protein MRRSAAKSRGDKSRTDSVPVTAAPLPPDETVDIVPGLLTESTWNSMLTKEEGEEVVVDIITELMERVMDRCYQVYLKRQLIPFSVWWAQNNLVETIECLLLMRDEGDDPENEPFWQEDPEPRPCAVDSWAEGCVPVLHAAQQ from the exons ATGCGTCGCTCAGCTGCCAAATCGCGGGGCGATAAAAGTCGCACCGATTCTGTCCCAGTTACTGCTGCTCCACTGCCGCCCGATGAGACCGTAGACATTGTACCGGGCCTCCTAACCGAGTCCACCTGGAACAGCATGCTCACAAAGGAGGAGGGTGAGGAGGTGGTGGTGGACATTATAACAGAACTAATGGAAAgagtgatggacagatgctATCAGGTGTATTTAAAAAGACAG TTGATACCCTTTTCGGTTTGGTGGGCGCAAAATAACTTGGTTGAGACGATAGAATGTCTTCTCCTGATGAGAGATGAGGGGGATGATCCAGAAAATGAACCATTTTGGCAAGAGGACCCAGAACCTCGGCCTTGTGCTGTTGATTCTTGGGCTGAGGGATGTGTGCCTGTGTTGCATGCTGCTCAGCAATAA